A window of Phycobacter azelaicus contains these coding sequences:
- a CDS encoding protein meaA translates to MSQTQNDRKADRPWLIRTYAGHSTAKASNALYRSNLAKGQTGLSVAFDLPTQTGYDSDHVLARGEVGKVGVPVCHLGDMRTLFDQIPLEQMNTSMTINATAPWLLSLYIAVAEEQGADVSKLQGTVQNDLIKEYLSRGTYICPPKPSLKMIADVAEYCYTNVPKWNPMNVCSYHLQEAGATPEQELAFALATAQAVLDELRPRIDPADFPALVGRISFFVNAGIRFVTEMCKMRAFVDLWDEICEKRYGVDNPKFRRFRYGVQVNSLGLTEQQPENNVYRILIEMLAVTLSKKARARAVQLPAWNEALGLPRPWDQQWSMRMQQILAYETDLLEYEDLFDGNPAVDRKVEELKEGARAELANLDSMGGAVASIEYMKSRLVDSNAERLNRIERNETVVVGVNRWTEGEPSPLQTEDGGIMVVDPAVEQQQIGRLNDWRAQRDNAAVQKALADLRDAAKNGSNIMEPSIAAAKAGVTTGEWAEEMRKVHGTYRGPTGVSGSPSNKTEGLDDLREAVNAVSDQLGRRLKFVVGKPGLDGHSNGAEQIAFRARDCGMDITYDGIRMTPQELVEQAQKDDAHVIGLSILSGSHLPLVEDMMTLMQNAGLGHIPVVVGGIIPDDDAERLKKMGVARVYTPKDFELNSIMGDIVELAKPPQIA, encoded by the coding sequence ATGTCGCAGACGCAGAATGACCGCAAAGCCGACCGCCCCTGGCTGATCCGCACCTATGCCGGCCACTCCACCGCCAAAGCCTCAAACGCGCTGTACCGTTCCAATCTCGCCAAAGGGCAGACCGGCTTGTCCGTCGCTTTCGATCTGCCGACCCAGACCGGCTATGACAGCGATCATGTGCTGGCGCGCGGCGAAGTGGGCAAGGTGGGTGTTCCCGTCTGCCATCTGGGCGACATGCGCACCCTGTTCGACCAGATCCCGCTGGAGCAGATGAACACCTCGATGACGATCAACGCGACCGCGCCCTGGCTGCTCTCGCTTTACATCGCCGTGGCCGAGGAACAGGGCGCCGATGTCAGCAAGCTGCAGGGCACCGTGCAGAACGATCTGATCAAGGAATACCTCAGCCGCGGCACCTATATCTGCCCGCCCAAGCCGAGCCTCAAGATGATCGCGGATGTGGCCGAATACTGCTACACCAACGTGCCCAAATGGAACCCGATGAACGTCTGCTCCTACCACCTGCAAGAGGCCGGTGCGACACCCGAGCAGGAGCTGGCCTTTGCCCTGGCCACAGCGCAGGCGGTTCTGGACGAACTGCGCCCGCGCATTGACCCTGCGGATTTCCCGGCGCTGGTGGGGCGGATCTCTTTCTTCGTGAACGCGGGCATCCGCTTTGTCACCGAGATGTGCAAGATGCGCGCCTTCGTCGATCTCTGGGATGAGATCTGCGAAAAGCGCTATGGTGTGGACAACCCGAAATTCCGCCGCTTCCGCTATGGCGTGCAGGTGAACTCCCTTGGCCTGACCGAGCAGCAGCCGGAAAACAACGTCTACCGCATCCTGATCGAGATGCTGGCGGTGACCCTGTCGAAAAAGGCGCGCGCCCGCGCGGTGCAGCTCCCTGCCTGGAACGAAGCCTTGGGCCTGCCCCGCCCCTGGGATCAGCAATGGTCAATGCGCATGCAGCAAATCCTGGCCTATGAGACCGACCTTCTGGAATACGAAGACCTGTTTGACGGCAATCCGGCAGTGGATCGCAAGGTCGAAGAGCTGAAAGAAGGCGCCCGCGCCGAGCTGGCGAACCTGGATTCCATGGGAGGCGCCGTCGCCTCGATCGAGTACATGAAATCGCGGCTGGTGGATTCCAACGCCGAACGCCTCAACCGGATCGAGCGCAATGAGACCGTCGTGGTTGGCGTCAACCGCTGGACCGAAGGCGAGCCTTCACCACTGCAGACCGAAGATGGCGGCATCATGGTTGTCGACCCGGCAGTAGAACAGCAACAGATAGGGCGCCTTAACGACTGGCGCGCGCAGCGCGACAACGCAGCAGTCCAGAAAGCACTGGCCGATCTCCGTGACGCTGCCAAGAACGGCAGCAATATCATGGAGCCTTCGATCGCAGCCGCGAAGGCAGGTGTAACAACCGGCGAGTGGGCTGAGGAGATGCGCAAGGTCCATGGCACCTATCGCGGCCCGACCGGCGTGTCCGGCTCCCCCTCGAACAAGACAGAAGGCCTTGACGATTTGCGGGAGGCTGTGAATGCGGTCAGCGACCAGCTGGGCCGTCGCCTGAAATTCGTGGTCGGCAAGCCGGGTCTCGATGGTCATTCGAATGGCGCCGAACAGATCGCTTTCCGCGCGCGAGACTGTGGCATGGACATCACCTATGATGGCATCCGCATGACCCCGCAGGAACTTGTGGAACAAGCCCAAAAAGACGATGCACATGTGATTGGCTTGTCAATCCTGTCAGGGAGCCACCTGCCCCTGGTAGAGGACATGATGACCCTGATGCAGAATGCCGGACTGGGCCATATTCCTGTAGTCGTCGGGGGAATCATCCCCGACGATGATGCCGAGCGGCTCAAGAAAATGGGTGTGGCACGGGTTTACACCCCTAAAGACTTTGAACTGAATTCAATTATGGGGGACATCGTTGAATTGGCAAAACCACCTCAAATTGCATGA
- a CDS encoding 1-acyl-sn-glycerol-3-phosphate acyltransferase, with protein MTDTVEIPIWLFALILLFAAVTFASHFLFPSVRWFFRRRLERAVARLNRRLERPIEPFRLARRYDMIQRLIYDPQVAQAVADHAAAEGIPDNVAFEEALRYAREIVPSFSAFTYFSFAIRVTRWLSNAIYRVRLGHQDEEALRRIDPEATLVFVMNHRSNMDYVLITYLAARRSALSYAVGEWARVWPLSRLIRAMGAYFIRRKSRNELYRRVLATYVRLATQGGATQAMFPEGGLSLDGALAPPRMGLLKYIVAAQDAAGPSRDVVFVPVGLNYDWVLEDKILTSAGRAGERRFKARIGVVMARMLRQLWLWMTGRYHRFGYAAVNFGRPLSLAEFTAAQPENGQGAEDLPAPLSQELMERIGEIVPVLPVPAVARLLLSEGAMSRSALEQRLGSLLKRIPMAHVHVPRHSHAYAVEAALRILIQRGIIRAERGRYIPVPAKRDLLTYYANSIRHLVPAASLTADAAPAKDFSAPARS; from the coding sequence ATGACAGACACCGTCGAGATCCCGATTTGGCTCTTTGCGCTGATCCTGCTGTTTGCGGCGGTCACCTTTGCTTCGCATTTCCTGTTTCCCTCGGTGCGCTGGTTCTTCCGGCGGCGGCTGGAGCGGGCGGTGGCGCGGCTCAACCGGCGGCTGGAACGCCCGATCGAGCCGTTTCGCCTGGCGCGGCGCTATGACATGATCCAGCGGCTGATCTATGATCCGCAGGTGGCGCAGGCGGTGGCCGATCACGCGGCGGCGGAAGGCATTCCCGACAATGTCGCCTTTGAAGAGGCACTCCGCTATGCGCGTGAGATCGTGCCGTCCTTTTCCGCCTTCACCTATTTCAGCTTTGCCATTCGCGTGACGCGCTGGCTTTCGAATGCGATCTACAGGGTGCGCCTTGGTCATCAGGACGAAGAGGCCCTGCGCCGTATCGACCCGGAGGCAACGCTGGTTTTTGTGATGAACCACCGCAGCAATATGGACTACGTGCTGATCACCTATCTGGCGGCGCGGCGCTCGGCGCTGTCCTATGCGGTGGGGGAGTGGGCGCGGGTCTGGCCTTTGTCGCGGCTGATCCGGGCCATGGGCGCTTATTTCATCCGCCGCAAATCCCGCAATGAGCTTTATCGCCGGGTGCTGGCTACCTATGTGCGCCTTGCCACCCAAGGGGGCGCAACGCAGGCGATGTTTCCCGAAGGGGGGCTGAGCCTCGATGGGGCGCTGGCGCCGCCGCGCATGGGATTGCTAAAGTATATCGTGGCGGCGCAGGACGCGGCAGGTCCCAGCCGGGATGTGGTATTTGTGCCCGTTGGGCTGAACTATGACTGGGTGCTGGAGGATAAGATCCTGACCTCTGCCGGGCGCGCGGGTGAGCGACGCTTCAAGGCCCGCATAGGGGTCGTCATGGCGCGCATGCTGCGGCAGCTGTGGCTTTGGATGACTGGGCGCTATCACCGCTTCGGCTATGCGGCGGTGAACTTTGGTCGCCCCCTCAGCCTTGCGGAGTTCACGGCTGCGCAGCCTGAGAACGGGCAGGGCGCCGAAGATCTGCCTGCGCCTTTGTCGCAGGAACTGATGGAGCGGATTGGGGAAATCGTGCCGGTCTTGCCTGTTCCTGCGGTTGCCCGGCTGCTTTTGTCCGAAGGGGCGATGTCGCGCAGTGCATTGGAGCAGCGGCTGGGTTCTTTGCTGAAGCGTATTCCCATGGCGCATGTCCATGTGCCGCGTCACAGCCATGCCTATGCGGTTGAGGCGGCCCTGCGGATCCTGATCCAGCGCGGAATCATTCGGGCCGAGCGTGGCCGATATATACCTGTTCCGGCAAAACGGGATCTTTTGACCTACTATGCCAACTCGATCCGCCACCTGGTTCCGGCAGCCTCCCTGACCGCTGATGCTGCACCCGCTAAGGATTTTTCTGCACCTGCAAGGTCATAA
- the ccrA gene encoding crotonyl-CoA carboxylase/reductase, with the protein MALDKQTDVLSYEAPEKDLYEMGEIPPMGYVPKKMYAWTIRKERHGEPNTAMVEEVVDVPELDSHEVLVLVMAAGVNYNGVWAALGQPISPFDGHKAPYHIAGSDASGIVWAVGDKVTRWKVGDEVVIHCNQDDGDDEECNGGDPMYSPSQRIWGYETPDGSFAQFTNVQAQQLMPRPKHLSWEEAACYTLTLATAYRMLFGHEPHDLKPGQNVLVWGASGGLGSYAIQLINTAGANAIGVISDESKRDFVMGLGAKGVLNRKDFNCWGQLPTVNTPEYANWFKEARKFGKAIWDITGKGVNVDMVFEHPGEATFPVSTFVVKKGGMVVICAGTSGFNCTFDVRYMWMHQKRLQGSHFAHLKQASAANKLMIERRLDPCMSEVFAWNDLPEAHMKMLRNEHLPGNMSVLVQAPKTGMRTLAEVLEAGK; encoded by the coding sequence ATGGCTCTGGACAAGCAGACCGACGTTCTGTCCTACGAGGCGCCCGAGAAGGATCTCTATGAGATGGGCGAAATCCCCCCGATGGGTTACGTCCCCAAGAAAATGTACGCCTGGACCATCCGCAAGGAGCGTCACGGCGAGCCGAACACCGCCATGGTCGAAGAAGTGGTGGACGTGCCCGAGCTGGACAGCCACGAGGTGCTGGTTCTGGTGATGGCGGCAGGCGTCAACTACAACGGTGTCTGGGCGGCCCTTGGCCAGCCGATCTCGCCATTCGATGGCCACAAGGCGCCGTATCACATCGCCGGTTCCGATGCGTCGGGCATCGTCTGGGCCGTGGGTGACAAGGTCACGCGCTGGAAGGTGGGCGACGAGGTCGTGATCCACTGCAACCAGGACGACGGCGACGACGAGGAATGCAACGGTGGCGATCCGATGTACTCCCCCAGCCAGCGGATCTGGGGTTACGAGACCCCCGATGGCTCCTTTGCCCAGTTCACCAATGTGCAGGCTCAGCAGCTGATGCCGCGCCCCAAGCACCTGAGCTGGGAAGAGGCTGCCTGCTACACGCTGACGCTGGCCACCGCCTACCGAATGCTGTTCGGCCATGAGCCGCACGACCTGAAGCCGGGCCAGAACGTTCTGGTCTGGGGCGCATCGGGCGGTCTCGGCTCCTATGCGATCCAGCTGATCAACACTGCGGGCGCCAATGCGATCGGCGTGATCTCCGACGAAAGCAAGCGTGACTTTGTGATGGGACTGGGCGCCAAGGGCGTTCTGAACCGCAAGGATTTCAACTGCTGGGGCCAGCTGCCTACAGTCAACACGCCGGAATACGCCAACTGGTTCAAGGAAGCCCGCAAGTTCGGCAAGGCGATCTGGGACATCACCGGCAAGGGTGTGAACGTGGACATGGTCTTTGAACACCCCGGTGAGGCGACCTTCCCGGTCTCCACCTTCGTGGTGAAGAAGGGCGGCATGGTCGTGATCTGCGCGGGCACCTCCGGCTTCAACTGTACCTTCGATGTGCGCTACATGTGGATGCACCAGAAGCGTTTGCAGGGATCGCATTTTGCCCATCTGAAGCAGGCCTCAGCGGCCAACAAGCTGATGATCGAGCGGCGTCTTGACCCCTGCATGTCCGAGGTTTTTGCGTGGAACGACCTGCCCGAAGCGCACATGAAGATGCTGCGCAACGAGCATCTGCCGGGCAATATGTCGGTGCTGGTGCAGGCCCCCAAGACAGGCATGCGCACCCTGGCCGAGGTTCTTGAAGCGGGCAAGTAA
- a CDS encoding helix-turn-helix transcriptional regulator produces MGKKVDLDGILEDLDATTSLDGLQEITERVRDAFGVDHIVYHWVDSAGEQYGCGTYDEAWVQHYLEQGYLRTDPVIIGCYQRFHPVDWKRLDWSTKTARIFLKDALAHGVGNQGYSIPIRGPNGQFALFTVNHNCEDEEWAEFTESHSRELILMAHYFNRKALEFEPDRGPEKAQTLSPREIDALTLLAIGYSRAQVAQTLSISEHTLRVYIESARFKLGALNTTHAIARALSCGLIVV; encoded by the coding sequence ATGGGGAAGAAGGTAGATCTCGACGGCATTCTGGAGGATTTGGATGCCACAACGAGTCTTGATGGTCTGCAAGAGATCACCGAGCGCGTGCGGGATGCCTTCGGTGTCGATCATATCGTATATCACTGGGTCGACAGTGCCGGAGAGCAATATGGCTGCGGCACCTATGATGAGGCCTGGGTCCAGCACTACCTTGAGCAAGGATATCTGCGCACGGACCCGGTCATTATCGGCTGCTATCAGAGGTTTCATCCCGTCGACTGGAAACGGCTCGACTGGTCTACAAAAACTGCACGCATATTCCTGAAAGACGCACTGGCCCATGGGGTCGGCAATCAGGGGTATTCAATTCCGATTCGGGGACCAAACGGGCAATTCGCCCTGTTTACCGTCAATCACAATTGCGAGGATGAAGAATGGGCTGAATTCACAGAGAGCCATAGCCGGGAACTGATTCTCATGGCGCACTATTTCAATCGAAAAGCGCTGGAATTCGAACCGGACCGTGGACCTGAAAAAGCACAGACACTATCGCCGCGTGAAATCGACGCACTGACGTTGTTGGCTATTGGTTACAGCCGTGCGCAAGTCGCACAAACCTTGTCGATTTCCGAACATACGTTGCGCGTTTACATCGAAAGCGCACGTTTCAAGCTTGGCGCGCTGAACACCACGCATGCAATTGCGCGGGCCCTTAGTTGCGGCCTGATTGTCGTTTAA
- a CDS encoding acyl-homoserine-lactone synthase, protein MLRYIYGHDLHKYPELAHSMFTDRADQFRTRLGWEVNVDSKGEERDQYDALDPLYVIWEMPDGSHGGSMRFLPTTGRVMVNEIFGHLTGGAPIVSPLIWECTRFCLSRNAPSRVAGALMLGGGEIMRNFGVRHFVGVFDKRMVRIYRAIGSSPEVLGTEGEGRDQINVGLWEFTPESYDLVAKRAGIAPELSRLWFERAFGDAGPVAPMAMTG, encoded by the coding sequence ATGCTTCGATACATCTACGGACACGACCTTCACAAATACCCGGAACTGGCCCACTCCATGTTCACGGATCGCGCTGACCAATTCCGCACTCGGCTGGGCTGGGAGGTCAATGTTGATTCCAAGGGCGAAGAGCGAGACCAATATGACGCGCTGGATCCGCTTTATGTGATCTGGGAAATGCCCGATGGCAGCCATGGTGGTTCGATGCGGTTTCTTCCCACCACGGGACGCGTCATGGTGAATGAAATCTTTGGCCATCTGACCGGCGGGGCGCCCATTGTCAGCCCGCTGATCTGGGAGTGCACGCGGTTCTGCCTGTCGCGTAACGCACCTTCCCGCGTTGCCGGCGCCTTGATGCTGGGCGGTGGCGAGATAATGCGCAATTTTGGTGTGCGTCATTTCGTGGGTGTCTTCGACAAGCGCATGGTGCGCATCTATCGCGCCATCGGCTCCAGCCCTGAGGTACTGGGCACCGAAGGTGAAGGGCGTGATCAGATCAACGTCGGCCTTTGGGAGTTCACGCCCGAAAGCTACGATCTGGTGGCCAAACGTGCGGGCATCGCGCCCGAGCTTTCTCGGCTTTGGTTCGAACGCGCCTTTGGCGATGCCGGACCTGTCGCACCGATGGCGATGACCGGTTGA
- a CDS encoding ATP-dependent DNA helicase produces MTQPLIQFSDDQATAYDSVTQLLREAGVDLDDGLLHPPRGDAGVMAVIGKAGSGKTLLLAELYKALEQAGVEVVSGDYESRKKNGKRTLAILAPTNKAASVLRLRGVPATTIHRILYTPVYDPEYERIAEWLAGNGDEPEIEGLTPEALARAAAFYERNKSIPGALAAAGLRGSDFITGWKRREEPLDIGFVDEASMLDDRQFEDLKEIFPTLLLFGDPAQLAPVNQSGAMVFDGLPEPRKQVLSRIHRQEADNPILDLAHALADPELGFEDFERMVEDTARRDPRVVWGQRVEVDLMARSPVLVWRNATRIRLINAFRSVHGAPEDALIEGEPLICDGIELPLKHRKKRLDLEARGLIKGAQVIYLGPGRKPGFSRLHVMGAEDPQVSAASIVKIEKPDEEEPFIPYAARMGATFLHGAAVTIHKAQGSQWETAQVFAPDIYAAARMGRVEAGQPLWKRLAYVAITRAQERLIWVVRNRLAKPSGPLRVDDLRAAPVAALTLEAEEEAAI; encoded by the coding sequence ATGACACAGCCTCTTATCCAGTTCTCTGATGACCAGGCCACGGCCTATGACAGCGTGACCCAGCTTTTGCGCGAGGCCGGTGTCGATCTGGACGATGGTCTCTTGCACCCGCCGCGCGGCGATGCGGGCGTGATGGCGGTCATTGGCAAGGCCGGATCGGGCAAGACGCTGCTTTTGGCTGAACTCTACAAAGCGCTGGAGCAGGCCGGTGTCGAGGTGGTTTCGGGCGACTATGAAAGCCGTAAGAAGAACGGAAAGCGCACGCTTGCGATCCTTGCCCCGACGAACAAGGCCGCCAGCGTCTTGCGCCTGCGCGGGGTGCCCGCGACCACGATCCACCGGATCCTCTATACCCCCGTCTATGATCCTGAATATGAGCGCATCGCGGAATGGCTGGCCGGCAATGGTGACGAGCCCGAGATCGAGGGCCTGACGCCCGAGGCTCTTGCCCGCGCCGCCGCTTTTTACGAGCGCAACAAATCGATCCCCGGCGCCCTGGCCGCCGCAGGCCTGCGCGGATCCGATTTCATCACCGGATGGAAGCGCCGTGAGGAGCCCCTAGACATCGGTTTCGTCGATGAGGCCTCGATGCTGGATGATCGCCAGTTTGAGGACCTGAAAGAGATTTTCCCGACTCTCCTGCTGTTTGGCGATCCGGCCCAGCTGGCGCCGGTGAACCAGTCGGGCGCCATGGTGTTCGATGGTCTGCCAGAGCCGCGCAAGCAGGTGCTCAGCCGCATTCACCGGCAGGAGGCCGACAACCCGATCCTCGACCTCGCCCATGCCTTGGCGGATCCAGAGCTGGGGTTTGAGGATTTTGAACGCATGGTCGAAGACACCGCCCGCCGCGACCCCCGCGTGGTCTGGGGACAGCGTGTCGAGGTGGACCTGATGGCGCGCTCGCCCGTTCTGGTCTGGCGCAACGCGACACGCATTCGTCTGATCAACGCTTTTCGCAGCGTGCATGGCGCCCCCGAGGATGCGCTGATCGAGGGCGAGCCGCTGATCTGCGACGGGATCGAACTGCCGCTGAAACACCGCAAGAAACGGCTGGACCTCGAGGCGCGCGGCCTGATCAAGGGCGCGCAGGTGATCTACCTCGGCCCCGGCCGCAAGCCCGGTTTCTCGCGCCTGCATGTGATGGGTGCTGAGGATCCGCAGGTCTCCGCCGCCTCCATCGTGAAGATCGAGAAACCGGACGAGGAAGAGCCCTTCATTCCCTATGCTGCGCGGATGGGGGCGACCTTCCTTCACGGCGCGGCGGTGACCATTCACAAGGCCCAAGGGTCGCAGTGGGAAACCGCGCAGGTCTTTGCTCCCGACATATACGCCGCCGCTCGCATGGGGCGCGTCGAGGCCGGACAACCCCTGTGGAAGCGCCTGGCCTATGTGGCGATCACCCGTGCGCAGGAGCGGCTGATCTGGGTGGTGCGCAACCGGCTGGCCAAACCTTCGGGGCCGCTGCGCGTGGACGATCTGCGTGCCGCCCCCGTGGCCGCATTGACACTAGAGGCAGAGGAGGAAGCCGCGATATGA
- a CDS encoding SDR family oxidoreductase has product MSRKTILITGASSGIGKAVAELFLAQGWSVGLLARRADKLADVALGHDRAYVLPADVTDATAVDHAVNSFAMQAGRLDVLFNNAGIFTPPGTIDEIALEDWHAAVNVNLTGMFLAARAAFRQMRHQAPQGGRIINNGSIAAHVPRPGSVPYSATKAAITGLTRSLSLDGRPFDIACGQIDIGNARTPMVEDLSHRHSMANPEGEAMQTFAVEDAARSVLHMAELPLEANVQFMTVMATKMPYIGRG; this is encoded by the coding sequence ATGAGCCGAAAGACGATTCTGATCACGGGTGCCAGCTCGGGCATTGGCAAGGCGGTGGCGGAGCTGTTCCTGGCGCAGGGCTGGTCCGTGGGGCTGCTTGCACGCCGTGCCGACAAGCTGGCCGATGTGGCGCTGGGCCATGACCGCGCCTATGTGCTGCCCGCTGATGTGACCGATGCCACGGCTGTGGACCACGCGGTGAACAGCTTTGCCATGCAGGCGGGGCGGCTGGATGTGCTGTTCAACAACGCGGGTATCTTCACGCCCCCCGGCACCATCGACGAAATCGCGCTGGAAGACTGGCACGCCGCAGTGAACGTGAATCTCACCGGCATGTTCTTGGCGGCACGGGCAGCCTTCCGGCAGATGCGCCATCAGGCGCCTCAGGGCGGGCGGATCATCAACAACGGCTCCATCGCCGCCCATGTGCCGCGCCCCGGCTCGGTGCCCTATTCGGCAACCAAGGCGGCGATCACCGGCCTCACCCGCAGCCTGTCGCTGGACGGGCGCCCCTTTGACATCGCCTGCGGGCAGATCGATATCGGCAATGCGCGCACGCCGATGGTAGAGGACCTGAGCCATCGCCATTCCATGGCCAATCCCGAAGGCGAGGCGATGCAGACCTTCGCGGTAGAGGACGCGGCGCGCTCGGTCCTGCACATGGCCGAACTGCCGCTGGAGGCCAACGTGCAGTTCATGACGGTGATGGCCACCAAGATGCCCTATATCGGCCGGGGTTGA
- a CDS encoding VOC family protein, with product MIAYVTVGADDIPRAKQFYSAFLPALGYELSEGSEGLSYALPVEPGQSPTQPDFYVKPPFDSEAASAGNGAMVAFEARSQDQVRTLHAAALAAGGTDEGQPGFRAAYGPSFFVGYLRDPQGNKIALFSCNPAEPGRDG from the coding sequence ATGATCGCCTATGTGACCGTGGGTGCTGATGACATTCCGCGCGCCAAACAGTTCTATTCTGCCTTCCTGCCCGCCCTTGGCTATGAGCTGTCGGAGGGAAGCGAGGGCCTAAGCTATGCCTTGCCGGTTGAGCCGGGGCAGTCGCCCACTCAGCCTGATTTCTACGTCAAACCTCCCTTCGATAGCGAAGCGGCCTCGGCTGGAAACGGGGCGATGGTGGCGTTCGAGGCGCGCAGCCAGGACCAGGTCCGCACCCTTCATGCCGCTGCCTTGGCCGCAGGCGGCACCGACGAAGGGCAACCGGGCTTTCGCGCTGCCTATGGACCCAGTTTCTTTGTCGGCTACCTGCGCGACCCGCAAGGCAACAAGATCGCATTGTTCTCCTGCAACCCGGCCGAGCCAGGACGGGATGGGTAA
- a CDS encoding TIGR02186 family protein: MMRGLLSALLCTLFAATALSAAEAREEVVLGLSQNRVAITADFDGSEILIFGAVKRETPIPDTDPLEVIVTVAGPASPVTVRRKEKKLGIWVNADSVLVDSAPSFYAVATSGPFEDVLSDTEDLRHRVSVERAIRSVGAAMNIRGAQDFADAVVRIRQDEGLYSLRPSTVAVDQQTLFRTAIDMPANLTEGAYTTRVLLTRGGQVVSAYETVIDVRKVGLERFLYALSREQPFIYGIMSLVIAVLAGWGASAAFQLLRDR; encoded by the coding sequence TTGATGCGCGGCCTGCTGTCAGCCCTGCTCTGCACGCTCTTTGCTGCAACGGCACTTTCCGCCGCCGAAGCGCGCGAAGAGGTCGTGCTCGGCCTCAGCCAGAACCGCGTTGCGATCACCGCCGATTTTGACGGCTCAGAAATTTTGATCTTCGGCGCGGTAAAGCGCGAAACCCCCATCCCCGACACCGATCCGCTTGAAGTGATCGTGACGGTGGCCGGCCCTGCCTCTCCGGTGACCGTGCGCCGCAAGGAGAAAAAGTTGGGCATCTGGGTCAACGCCGACAGCGTGCTGGTGGATTCTGCGCCCAGTTTCTACGCCGTGGCCACTAGTGGCCCCTTCGAGGACGTGCTCAGCGATACCGAGGATCTGCGCCACCGCGTTTCGGTCGAGCGCGCGATCCGATCGGTCGGGGCGGCGATGAACATCCGCGGCGCGCAGGACTTCGCCGACGCTGTGGTGCGGATCCGCCAGGACGAAGGGCTTTATTCGCTGCGACCCAGTACCGTTGCCGTGGATCAGCAGACCCTGTTCCGCACCGCGATCGACATGCCTGCGAACCTCACCGAAGGTGCCTACACGACCCGCGTCCTGCTGACCCGTGGTGGCCAGGTCGTGTCCGCCTACGAGACCGTGATCGACGTGCGCAAAGTCGGCCTCGAGCGGTTCCTTTATGCGCTGTCTCGCGAACAGCCCTTCATCTACGGGATCATGTCGCTGGTGATCGCCGTCCTCGCAGGCTGGGGCGCCTCGGCGGCCTTCCAGCTTCTGCGGGACAGGTAG
- a CDS encoding sulfite exporter TauE/SafE family protein, producing the protein MQIYLPIAEVSVNAFLLLGLGGMVGILSGMFGVGGGFLMTPLLFFIGIPPAVAVATEANQIVASSFSGVLAHFRRRTVDIKMGLVLQAGGLIGAALGVVVFNHLKELGQVDLLVKLCYVVFLGVVGGLMFIESLNALRKSRKPGAGAPVRRQRGWVHALPFKMRFRTSGLYISVIPPIMVGVVVGILAAIMGVGGGFIMVPAMIYILGMPTKVVVGTSLFQIILVTGFTTMLHATTNYTVDIVLAVLLLVGGVIGAQIGTRIGTYLKAEQLRILLAIMVLAVCGKLGLDLLIMPDELFSLGVAGGH; encoded by the coding sequence ATGCAGATCTACCTTCCCATCGCCGAAGTCTCGGTCAACGCCTTCCTTCTTCTGGGCCTTGGAGGAATGGTTGGCATCTTATCCGGCATGTTCGGCGTTGGCGGTGGCTTCCTGATGACGCCGCTTCTGTTTTTTATCGGTATTCCCCCGGCGGTGGCCGTTGCAACCGAAGCGAACCAGATCGTAGCCTCCTCCTTTTCCGGCGTGCTGGCCCATTTTCGAAGGCGTACCGTAGACATAAAGATGGGGCTTGTCTTGCAAGCGGGCGGTCTCATTGGCGCGGCCCTCGGCGTTGTCGTCTTCAACCATCTCAAAGAGCTTGGTCAGGTCGATCTACTGGTCAAGCTTTGCTATGTCGTCTTTCTTGGCGTTGTGGGCGGGCTGATGTTCATCGAAAGCCTCAATGCCCTGCGCAAATCCCGCAAGCCGGGCGCAGGCGCGCCGGTACGGCGCCAGCGCGGCTGGGTGCATGCTTTACCCTTCAAGATGCGGTTCCGAACCTCCGGGCTTTATATCTCGGTCATCCCCCCGATCATGGTTGGTGTCGTTGTCGGCATTCTGGCCGCCATCATGGGGGTCGGCGGTGGATTTATCATGGTGCCTGCCATGATCTACATCCTCGGAATGCCAACCAAGGTCGTTGTCGGCACTTCGCTCTTCCAGATTATCCTCGTCACCGGCTTTACCACCATGCTGCATGCGACCACCAACTACACGGTGGACATCGTGCTGGCGGTGCTGCTGCTGGTGGGCGGCGTGATTGGCGCCCAGATCGGCACCCGCATCGGCACCTACCTCAAGGCCGAGCAACTGAGAATTCTCTTGGCGATCATGGTCCTTGCAGTCTGCGGCAAGCTGGGTCTCGACCTTCTCATCATGCCGGACGAGTTGTTCTCGCTTGGCGTTGCGGGGGGGCATTGA